AGACTGAAGTGTCCCCGGCCGTCATGAACATCGGACCGGCCGCCGCCGTCCACCACATAGCCGTAGTAAACCTCAGCGGTCAGTTTTTTGTTGATACCGTAACGCAGGCCGGCCCCGATGCTGCCGATGGTGGCCCTGTCTGTTTCTCCGGGCAGGGGATCCACCCGGTCCAGGAGACCGGAGTCGTAGAAGACCAGACCCCGCAGCTGTCCTCTGGAGATACCGAGCCGTGGGCCCATGTCCGGGGTCTGCATCTCGACCGAAGCGAAATATCCCCGGTCATCGGCCAGTTCCCGTTCATCAAAGCCGCGCACCGAGCCGCGCCCCCCCAGTCCGAACAACTCTCCGGGCACCAGCGGATCATTGGTGAACTGGCCGTTCAGCCGGAGGTTCACCTGCCAGTCGGCTGAAAAGGACCTGGTCATGTGTCCGCCGAAGCGGACCAGGGTGTATCCGGCCGGGGCGTTCCGGCGTATGTTATTGAAATCCACGCTGCCGCCCCTGGACCAGCCGGGCAGGTTGCGGACCAGTTCCAGGTAAAAACCGGCCCCGGTGGCCTGGTCGTCCCAGGAACCCGAGTAGGTGAGGCTGAGCGGGTGAATGGTGATATCGTTGCCCAGCGGTGTGCCGGCGAAACTGATGTCGTTTTCATAGGCCCGGTGTTCGAGCCCGTAGCTGAGATGGTGCCGGTAGTTCCCCCGGCGGGCCAGGTTCTGGTTGTAGCGGGCGCCGAGCACCGTGCCCTTGCCGGCCATGTCCAGGTTGACCGTGCCGGCGGTGACCGTGCCGGAATCGATGTCCGCATAGGCGCCGTACAGGTCAAGGGCGGCCCCGGCCCGGTAGAGCGGTACCCGGTAGCCGACGGCGTAGATGCCGACCTTTGCCGGTGCGGTCGGCGATGTTTTGTACTGCAGGGTCAGCAGGTGGTCGCGGTTGAACAGGTTGGCATGGCTGAAGAGAACCCCGGCCCGCAGCTCGCCGGTGTCGGATGTCCCGGTGTCGTCGAGGCTGAAGCTGACCTGCCTGGGCTTGTCGTCGATCACCTTCAGGGTGGCGTCAAGTTCGTCCGCTGCGGAGCCGCCGCGCAGGGTCAGGGAAACTTTCTTGGCCGGATTGGTGTTGGCCACCTGCAGGCTGGCCGAGATCGCATCCAGGTTGGGTGGCTCGTCTTTGCGCAGTGCCGGCAGGCTGCGGCGGATGTTGTCCGAGTCAAAGAAAAGGTTGCCGACAACGGTTATGGTCCTGATGGCCGGTTCGATCACCGTGATCCGGACCGTGCCGCCGGATAGTTCCTGCTCGGGCAGGATCACCGCCACGGTCTTGAAACCGCGTTTATGGTAGGCCTGCCGCAGGCGGTCTACCGCCTGTTGCACGGTGTCGAAATCCCTTTTC
This portion of the Desulfobacterales bacterium genome encodes:
- a CDS encoding BamA/TamA family outer membrane protein codes for the protein MLFLRFQRILLCSAIPLLVATGVLAAQAPLTSSPLFTVTNFRVEGNTLLPAGRVDELLAPFTGEKRDFDTVQQAVDRLRQAYHKRGFKTVAVILPEQELSGGTVRITVIEPAIRTITVVGNLFFDSDNIRRSLPALRKDEPPNLDAISASLQVANTNPAKKVSLTLRGGSAADELDATLKVIDDKPRQVSFSLDDTGTSDTGELRAGVLFSHANLFNRDHLLTLQYKTSPTAPAKVGIYAVGYRVPLYRAGAALDLYGAYADIDSGTVTAGTVNLDMAGKGTVLGARYNQNLARRGNYRHHLSYGLEHRAYENDISFAGTPLGNDITIHPLSLTYSGSWDDQATGAGFYLELVRNLPGWSRGGSVDFNNIRRNAPAGYTLVRFGGHMTRSFSADWQVNLRLNGQFTNDPLVPGELFGLGGRGSVRGFDERELADDRGYFASVEMQTPDMGPRLGISRGQLRGLVFYDSGLLDRVDPLPGETDRATIGSIGAGLRYGINKKLTAEVYYGYVVDGGGRSDVHDGRGHFSLRYFY